The following proteins come from a genomic window of Mycolicibacterium rufum:
- a CDS encoding SulP family inorganic anion transporter has protein sequence MSLAQFRGYRRSWLRGDVVAGLTVAAYLVPQVMAYATVAGLPAVAGLWAALVPMAVYAVLGSSRQLSVGPESTTALITGAALAPLAHGDPVRYAALAALLAVLVGAVCLVASLIRLGFLADLLSQPVLVGYLTGVALIMIAGQLGRLSGVDVDGSEFPDQVTSFVTGLTAVHWPTVALSVSALILLLVLTRLLPRWPGPLIAILITTAVVAVFGLQRDGISRVGAIPSGLPPLGFPGIGLADVRLLVIPAVGIALVAFSDNVLTARSFAVRRNDRIDANAELRALGACNIGAGLSHGFPVSSSASRTALAESVGGRTQVYSLVALVVVLVVMLAGRGLLALFPTAVLGALVVYAALRLIDVAAFRRLRSFRLSEWVLAVTTTLAVLVLGALYGVLAAIAVSVLELLRRVARPHDAVLGFVPGLAGMHDVDDYPSASPVPGLLVYRYDAPLFFANAENFRQRALAAVDASTDPVQWFVLNAEANVEVDLTALDALDQLRAELHDRGIEFAMARVKQDLRVDLEAAGLVDRIGEQRIFPTLPTAVDAFRRTHPG, from the coding sequence ATGTCCCTCGCGCAGTTCCGCGGCTACCGGCGGTCCTGGCTCCGCGGCGACGTCGTCGCCGGTCTGACGGTGGCGGCGTACCTGGTCCCGCAGGTGATGGCCTACGCGACCGTGGCGGGCCTGCCCGCCGTCGCCGGACTGTGGGCCGCGCTGGTCCCGATGGCCGTCTACGCGGTGCTCGGGTCTTCGCGGCAGCTCTCCGTCGGACCGGAGTCCACCACCGCGCTCATCACCGGCGCGGCGCTCGCCCCGCTGGCCCACGGCGACCCGGTACGGTACGCGGCGCTCGCGGCCCTGCTGGCGGTGCTCGTCGGCGCGGTGTGTCTGGTGGCCAGCCTGATCCGGCTCGGCTTCCTCGCCGACCTGCTGAGCCAGCCCGTGCTCGTCGGCTACCTCACCGGGGTGGCGCTCATCATGATCGCGGGCCAGCTCGGCCGACTCAGCGGGGTCGACGTCGACGGCTCCGAATTTCCCGACCAGGTGACCTCGTTCGTCACCGGACTGACGGCCGTGCACTGGCCGACGGTGGCGCTGTCGGTGTCGGCGCTGATCCTGCTGCTCGTGCTGACCCGCCTGCTGCCGCGCTGGCCCGGGCCGCTGATCGCGATCCTCATCACCACCGCGGTGGTCGCCGTGTTCGGGCTGCAGCGTGACGGCATCTCCCGCGTCGGCGCCATCCCCAGCGGCCTGCCGCCGCTCGGCTTCCCCGGCATCGGGCTCGCCGACGTGCGCCTGCTGGTGATCCCCGCCGTCGGCATCGCGCTGGTGGCGTTCTCGGACAACGTGCTGACCGCCCGGTCCTTCGCCGTACGCCGGAACGATCGCATCGACGCCAACGCCGAACTGCGCGCCCTGGGCGCCTGCAACATCGGCGCCGGTCTCAGCCACGGCTTCCCGGTCAGCTCGAGCGCGAGCCGCACCGCGCTGGCCGAATCGGTGGGCGGCCGCACCCAGGTGTACTCGCTGGTGGCCCTCGTGGTCGTGCTCGTCGTCATGCTCGCCGGCCGCGGGCTGCTCGCCCTGTTCCCGACCGCGGTGCTCGGGGCGCTCGTGGTGTACGCGGCGCTGCGGCTGATCGACGTCGCCGCGTTCCGCCGGCTGCGCAGCTTCCGGCTCAGCGAATGGGTGCTGGCCGTGACGACCACGCTGGCCGTGCTGGTGCTGGGCGCGCTCTACGGGGTGCTGGCCGCGATCGCGGTGTCGGTGCTCGAACTCCTGCGCCGCGTCGCCCGCCCGCACGACGCGGTCCTCGGGTTCGTCCCGGGACTGGCGGGCATGCACGACGTCGACGACTACCCCAGCGCCAGTCCAGTTCCCGGGCTGCTGGTCTACCGCTACGACGCGCCGCTGTTCTTCGCCAACGCCGAGAACTTCCGCCAGCGCGCACTGGCCGCCGTCGACGCCAGCACCGACCCGGTGCAGTGGTTCGTCCTCAACGCCGAGGCCAACGTCGAGGTCGACCTCACCGCGCTCGACGCGCTGGATCAGTTGCGCGCCGAATTGCACGATCGCGGAATCGAATTCGCGATGGCGCGGGTCAAGCAGGATCTGCGCGTCGACCTCGAGGCCGCGGGGCTGGTCGACAGGATCGGCGAGCAGCGGATCTTCCCGACGCTGCCGACCGCGGTGGACGCGTTCCGCCGCACCCACCCCGGCTGA
- a CDS encoding SRPBCC family protein, whose protein sequence is MRLSRSIVVDVEPHLVWKHISDPGCYPEFMASLERWEIVTDVPVGVGARYTVHWKIGSVPIGGVIEVSEFDEPRDLAWIGITGITLRGRFRMRDAGDGRTKVTFRLAYESPGGLLGLVADRVAARQVSRTMDETLRNLKGLVES, encoded by the coding sequence ATGCGTCTGTCCCGCAGCATCGTCGTCGACGTGGAACCGCACCTGGTGTGGAAGCACATCAGCGACCCCGGATGCTACCCGGAGTTCATGGCGAGCCTGGAGCGCTGGGAGATCGTCACCGACGTCCCCGTCGGCGTCGGCGCGCGCTACACGGTGCACTGGAAGATCGGATCCGTGCCCATCGGCGGCGTCATCGAGGTGTCGGAGTTCGATGAGCCGCGCGACCTCGCGTGGATCGGGATCACCGGCATCACCCTGCGAGGCCGCTTCCGGATGCGCGACGCCGGCGACGGCCGCACGAAGGTGACGTTCCGGCTCGCCTACGAGTCGCCCGGCGGGCTGCTCGGGCTCGTCGCCGACCGTGTCGCCGCCCGACAGGTCAGCCGCACCATGGACGAAACCTTGCGCAACCTCAAGGGGCTCGTCGAATCCTGA
- a CDS encoding formate/nitrite transporter family protein, which translates to MTRTDQRDLGDSDSPIEDALEQAFNRMVDEGTQRLHRSWREVLVTGFFGGTEVAMGVLAYLSVLLATGNPLLAGLAFSIGFLALLLGRSELFTEGFLVPVTTVAAKRASVAQLFKLWGGTLAANLVGGWLIMWLVMTAFPKLHAQTVESAQHYVDAPLNAESVTLALLGGMAITLMTRMQHGTDSMPAKIAAAVAGAFLLAGLQLFHSILDSLLIFGALIAGNTSFGYVDWLSWFGYTVVGNIVGGLALVTLLRLIRSKDRLKEERREADSPTGDSR; encoded by the coding sequence ATGACCAGGACCGACCAGCGCGATCTCGGCGATTCCGACAGCCCGATCGAGGACGCCCTCGAGCAGGCGTTCAACCGCATGGTCGACGAGGGCACGCAGCGTCTGCACCGGAGCTGGCGGGAGGTGCTGGTCACCGGGTTCTTCGGCGGCACCGAGGTGGCGATGGGCGTGCTGGCTTACCTGTCGGTGCTGCTGGCGACGGGGAACCCGCTGCTGGCCGGGCTGGCGTTCTCGATCGGCTTCCTGGCCCTGCTGCTGGGGCGCAGCGAGTTGTTCACCGAGGGGTTCCTGGTGCCGGTCACCACCGTGGCCGCCAAGCGCGCCAGCGTCGCGCAGCTGTTCAAGCTGTGGGGCGGCACCCTGGCGGCGAACCTCGTCGGCGGCTGGCTGATCATGTGGCTGGTGATGACGGCGTTCCCGAAGTTGCACGCCCAGACCGTGGAGTCGGCGCAGCACTACGTCGACGCGCCGCTCAACGCGGAGTCGGTGACGCTCGCGCTGCTGGGTGGGATGGCGATCACGCTGATGACCCGCATGCAGCACGGCACCGACTCGATGCCGGCCAAGATCGCGGCGGCGGTCGCCGGAGCCTTCCTGCTGGCGGGTCTGCAGCTGTTCCACTCGATCCTGGACTCGCTGCTGATCTTCGGCGCCCTGATCGCCGGCAACACCTCGTTCGGTTACGTCGACTGGCTGTCGTGGTTCGGCTACACGGTGGTGGGCAACATCGTCGGCGGTCTGGCGCTGGTCACGCTCCTGCGTCTGATCCGCAGCAAGGACCGGCTCAAAGAGGAACGGCGCGAAGCGGATTCACCGACGGGGGATTCCCGCTAG
- a CDS encoding pyridoxamine 5'-phosphate oxidase family protein yields MSTPDTLTADDLEFLGRPLYGFLSAAAGPVPPQPRPVWFETTDAGALQLFTGPDTVKVRHLHRDPRASLVVTAPVGEPERWVSVTGTVAIEPEGAHALCERLAARYWDLTDPSRAAALAAMLSEDWVRLVIHPQTVRRYAM; encoded by the coding sequence GTGAGCACTCCCGACACGCTGACCGCCGACGACCTCGAGTTCCTCGGCCGTCCGCTGTACGGCTTCCTGTCCGCGGCCGCGGGCCCGGTCCCCCCGCAACCGCGCCCAGTGTGGTTCGAAACCACCGACGCGGGCGCGCTTCAGTTGTTCACCGGCCCGGACACAGTGAAAGTTCGTCACTTGCACCGGGATCCGCGAGCGTCGCTCGTCGTGACCGCCCCGGTGGGTGAGCCGGAACGTTGGGTCTCGGTCACCGGGACCGTCGCGATCGAGCCGGAGGGCGCGCACGCCCTGTGCGAGCGTCTCGCAGCGCGGTATTGGGACCTCACCGACCCATCACGGGCGGCCGCCCTGGCCGCGATGCTGTCCGAGGACTGGGTCCGGCTCGTCATCCATCCGCAGACGGTCCGGCGCTACGCGATGTGA
- a CDS encoding AraC family transcriptional regulator, which yields MDAFGDLFRGVRAHGSLFGSSTLTAPWNLHFVDGAPLTLCTVLSGTGWIVADGCEAEPLHAYETIVVRGPATFAFVDEPGTTAEPLACGEFCATPEQGGTRYRRGWHDAADSGSDATTLIVGAYPLRGEISRRLLDALPVVLRVEAGGTGDAVLDHLAAELAVDVPGQQVVLDRLLDWMLVCTLREWFDRPGAEPPAWWAAQRDPVVGNALRLLHEQPAAPWTVASLADRTRVSRATLAKRFSDRLGEPPLTYLTRWRMTLAADLLIDRPEATIAEVAHAVGYAEPFGFSAAFKRVRGVNPTDFRRAARSSAD from the coding sequence GTGGACGCGTTCGGTGACCTGTTCCGGGGCGTGCGGGCCCATGGCTCGCTGTTCGGCAGCTCCACGCTGACGGCGCCGTGGAACCTGCACTTCGTCGACGGCGCGCCGCTGACCCTGTGCACGGTGCTCTCCGGAACGGGCTGGATCGTGGCCGACGGATGCGAGGCCGAGCCGCTGCACGCCTACGAGACCATCGTGGTGCGCGGCCCGGCGACCTTCGCCTTCGTCGACGAGCCCGGCACCACCGCGGAGCCGCTCGCGTGCGGCGAATTCTGCGCGACCCCCGAGCAGGGCGGCACCCGATACCGGCGCGGCTGGCACGATGCCGCCGACAGCGGCAGCGACGCCACGACCCTGATCGTCGGCGCCTATCCGCTGCGCGGGGAGATCAGCCGTCGCCTGCTCGATGCACTGCCGGTCGTGCTGCGCGTCGAGGCCGGCGGGACGGGTGACGCCGTGCTCGACCATCTCGCCGCCGAACTGGCCGTCGACGTCCCCGGCCAGCAGGTGGTGCTGGACCGACTGCTCGACTGGATGCTGGTGTGCACGCTGCGGGAGTGGTTCGATCGGCCCGGGGCCGAGCCTCCGGCCTGGTGGGCCGCTCAGCGCGATCCCGTGGTCGGGAACGCTCTGCGCCTTCTGCACGAGCAGCCGGCGGCGCCGTGGACGGTCGCGTCACTCGCCGACCGCACCCGGGTCTCGCGCGCGACGCTGGCCAAGCGGTTCTCCGATCGGCTGGGGGAGCCGCCGCTGACCTATCTGACCCGGTGGCGGATGACGCTGGCCGCCGATCTGCTGATCGACCGGCCGGAGGCGACCATCGCCGAGGTGGCGCACGCCGTGGGCTACGCGGAGCCGTTCGGTTTCAGCGCGGCCTTCAAACGGGTCCGAGGCGTCAACCCGACCGATTTCCGGCGCGCCGCGCGGTCGTCTGCGGACTAG
- a CDS encoding lysophospholipid acyltransferase family protein: MVGLGDALEWVKHEVSSRVPKADLDQRDADYILEQLPGLWLLASLYFRADVRGLDRIPAKGPVLLVGNHSGGNLPPDTFVFTLAFCSYFGVERPFYQLAHNLVVSMPGLGSLRKFGTVAANHDNATLALNSGGALLVYPGGDYEVFRPSWKRHEVDFGGRKGYVKLAREAGVPIVPIASVGGQEAALFLDRGQWLARLLMVDKIARLKSVPILLAPPWGLAVSDMVPRLPLPTKIVIEVQDPIDAEDIAGADDDVVNDKVLASLQGAVDRLAAERRFPLIG; encoded by the coding sequence ATGGTGGGCCTGGGTGATGCGCTCGAGTGGGTCAAGCACGAGGTTTCGTCGCGGGTGCCGAAGGCCGACCTGGACCAGCGCGACGCCGACTACATCCTCGAGCAGCTGCCGGGGCTCTGGTTGCTGGCGTCGCTGTACTTCCGCGCCGACGTGCGCGGGCTGGACCGCATCCCCGCCAAGGGCCCGGTGCTGTTGGTCGGCAACCACAGCGGCGGCAACCTGCCGCCCGACACGTTCGTCTTCACGCTGGCGTTCTGCTCGTACTTCGGCGTCGAGCGGCCCTTCTACCAACTGGCCCACAACCTGGTGGTGTCGATGCCCGGGCTGGGCTCGCTCCGCAAGTTCGGCACCGTCGCGGCCAACCACGACAACGCCACGCTCGCGCTGAACTCCGGTGGCGCGCTGCTGGTGTACCCGGGCGGCGACTACGAGGTGTTCCGGCCGTCCTGGAAGCGTCACGAGGTCGACTTCGGCGGCCGCAAGGGCTACGTGAAGCTGGCCCGCGAGGCCGGGGTGCCGATCGTCCCGATCGCCAGCGTCGGCGGTCAGGAAGCCGCGCTGTTCCTCGACCGCGGGCAGTGGCTGGCCCGGCTGCTGATGGTCGACAAGATCGCCCGGCTCAAGAGCGTGCCCATTCTGCTGGCGCCCCCGTGGGGCCTGGCCGTCAGCGACATGGTGCCGCGGCTGCCGCTGCCGACGAAGATCGTCATCGAGGTGCAGGACCCGATCGACGCCGAGGACATCGCCGGCGCCGACGACGACGTCGTCAACGACAAGGTGCTGGCCAGCCTCCAGGGTGCCGTCGACCGACTGGCCGCCGAACGACGTTTCCCGCTGATCGGCTAG
- a CDS encoding LLM class F420-dependent oxidoreductase: protein MKFGISTFVNDDTIDTVSLARAIEERGFTSLAVAEHTHIPASRQSPYPLGGDLPSIYYRTLDPFVTLAAAAAVTSTIELITGIALLIQRDPIITAKEAASIDLISGGRFVLGVGAGWNIEELRDHGTDPKTRGALLDERIEAITALWTTEPAEYHGRFVDFDASYCRPKPVRTPHPPVFIGGDSDATVRRVIRHQAGWISNPLPVERLRQRVDQLTEGAGHDVPLRIFAAPNKPDYWSAAAELGFEELGLLLPTKPLDESLRILDELAAAVAQFS, encoded by the coding sequence ATGAAGTTCGGCATCTCCACCTTCGTCAACGACGACACCATCGACACCGTGTCCCTGGCACGCGCGATCGAAGAGCGCGGCTTCACGTCGCTGGCCGTCGCCGAGCACACTCACATCCCGGCCAGCCGGCAGTCGCCCTACCCGCTGGGCGGCGACCTGCCCTCGATCTACTACCGCACGCTCGACCCGTTCGTCACGTTGGCGGCCGCCGCCGCGGTCACCTCCACGATCGAGCTGATCACCGGCATCGCGCTGCTGATCCAGCGCGACCCGATCATCACCGCCAAGGAGGCCGCCAGCATCGACCTGATCTCCGGCGGGCGGTTCGTCCTCGGTGTCGGTGCCGGCTGGAACATCGAGGAACTGCGCGACCACGGCACCGATCCGAAGACCCGCGGCGCACTGCTCGACGAGCGGATCGAGGCCATCACGGCGCTGTGGACCACCGAACCCGCCGAGTACCACGGCCGGTTCGTCGACTTCGACGCGTCCTACTGTCGGCCCAAACCGGTGCGCACCCCGCACCCGCCGGTGTTCATCGGCGGCGATTCCGACGCCACGGTGAGACGGGTGATCCGGCACCAGGCGGGCTGGATCTCCAATCCGCTACCGGTCGAGCGGCTGCGTCAGCGCGTCGACCAGCTCACCGAGGGCGCCGGACACGACGTCCCGCTGCGCATCTTCGCCGCCCCGAACAAGCCCGACTACTGGAGCGCCGCAGCCGAACTCGGTTTCGAGGAGCTGGGGCTGCTGTTGCCGACCAAGCCGCTCGACGAGTCGCTGCGCATCCTCGACGAGCTGGCCGCGGCGGTGGCGCAGTTCAGCTGA
- a CDS encoding multicopper oxidase family protein, protein MVALSRRRFLSAALAGAALTACARHDAAPAPARPDAGLAEAIARTEAARPHTGRTVTARLRAAPGDLDLGGPVVRSLAYDDRVAGPLLRANVGDELAVTVTNGLDHPTSVHWHGIALRNDMDGAAPATPEIAAGAAFTYRFTSPVPGTYWAHPHSGLDTDYGLYLPVLIDDPAEPGDHDAEWIVVLDDWTAGVGPDPHQIFDGLRSRRMSMHGMPGMGGARSALLGGDGGDVSYPYYLVNGRIPSAPTAFNAKPGQRLRLRVINAAADTAFRVALAGHVMTVTHTDGFPIEPVDADAVLLGMGERYDVLVTAADGVFPLAALAEGKDGAARALLRTGAGSDPGTDFRPAELAGRVATAGALTAAASVRLAPKAPDADVQAVLSGGMMGYDWRINGRPFTDAVPLTVHENERAVLTFVNQSMMWHPMHLHGHTFEVLRSDGATGPRKDTVIVAPMQSVAVAFDADNPGVWMLHCHNGYHMDAGMMTTLEYV, encoded by the coding sequence ATGGTGGCACTGAGCCGGCGGCGCTTCCTGTCCGCGGCGCTGGCGGGAGCGGCGCTCACCGCGTGCGCGCGGCACGACGCCGCGCCGGCTCCCGCGCGGCCCGACGCGGGCTTGGCCGAGGCGATCGCCCGGACCGAGGCGGCCCGGCCCCACACCGGCAGGACCGTCACCGCGCGCCTGCGGGCCGCGCCGGGCGACCTCGACCTCGGTGGTCCGGTGGTGCGCAGTCTCGCCTACGACGACCGGGTGGCCGGCCCCCTGCTGCGGGCGAACGTCGGCGACGAGCTGGCCGTCACGGTCACCAACGGCCTCGACCATCCGACGTCGGTGCACTGGCACGGTATCGCCCTGCGCAACGACATGGACGGCGCCGCCCCGGCCACCCCCGAGATCGCCGCGGGCGCCGCGTTCACCTACCGGTTCACCTCACCGGTGCCCGGCACCTACTGGGCCCACCCCCACTCCGGGCTGGACACCGACTACGGCTTGTACCTCCCGGTGCTCATCGACGATCCCGCCGAGCCGGGCGACCACGACGCGGAGTGGATCGTCGTGCTCGACGACTGGACCGCCGGTGTGGGTCCCGACCCGCACCAGATCTTCGACGGGCTGCGGTCGCGGCGGATGTCGATGCACGGGATGCCGGGCATGGGGGGCGCGCGCAGCGCGCTGCTCGGGGGCGACGGCGGTGACGTCAGCTATCCCTACTATCTCGTCAACGGCCGGATACCCTCCGCGCCAACCGCATTCAATGCCAAGCCCGGGCAGCGGCTGCGACTGCGGGTCATCAACGCCGCCGCGGACACCGCGTTCCGGGTCGCGCTGGCCGGGCACGTCATGACCGTGACCCACACCGACGGGTTCCCGATCGAGCCCGTCGACGCCGATGCGGTGCTGCTGGGGATGGGGGAGCGTTACGACGTGCTCGTCACCGCGGCCGACGGCGTCTTCCCGCTGGCGGCGCTGGCCGAAGGCAAGGACGGCGCCGCGCGGGCGCTGCTGCGCACCGGGGCGGGGAGCGACCCCGGCACGGACTTCCGTCCCGCGGAACTCGCGGGCCGGGTGGCCACCGCGGGCGCGTTGACCGCCGCCGCGTCCGTCCGGCTCGCGCCGAAGGCGCCCGACGCCGACGTGCAGGCCGTGCTGTCGGGCGGCATGATGGGTTACGACTGGCGGATCAACGGCAGACCGTTCACCGACGCCGTCCCGCTGACGGTTCACGAGAACGAGCGCGCCGTCCTGACATTCGTCAACCAGTCGATGATGTGGCATCCGATGCATCTGCACGGGCACACTTTCGAGGTGCTGCGATCCGACGGCGCCACGGGGCCCCGGAAGGACACCGTGATCGTCGCGCCGATGCAGTCGGTGGCGGTCGCCTTCGACGCGGACAACCCGGGGGTGTGGATGCTGCACTGCCACAACGGGTATCACATGGACGCCGGGATGATGACCACCCTGGAGTACGTCTGA
- a CDS encoding NAD(P)H-binding protein, which translates to MTRDPVLVLGATGKSGRRVAARLRLHGAPVRAASRSSATPFDWSDPDGWDAALTGIAAVYVVAPPIPGPVHEFVARAQTAGVQRLVLLSGRGADTWGDSAFGVDMRSAEDAVRGSALEWTILRPNNFAQNFSEELWLQPLLDGELALPAGDVGEPLIDLEDVADIAATVLTEPGRHADRIYELTGPQSITFGEAAEMIARASGRSIAYRQVSAAEYSAMLVADGLGEDDAHHIAEMFVLMERGLLAEPTDGVATVLGREPRTFEDYVLRTAATGVWSR; encoded by the coding sequence ATGACACGCGATCCCGTCCTCGTTCTCGGCGCGACCGGCAAGTCCGGCCGCCGCGTCGCCGCCCGACTGCGGTTGCACGGCGCACCCGTGCGGGCAGCCTCCCGATCGAGCGCCACCCCCTTCGACTGGTCCGACCCCGACGGCTGGGATGCGGCGCTGACCGGGATCGCCGCGGTCTATGTGGTGGCGCCGCCGATACCGGGACCCGTGCACGAGTTCGTGGCCCGCGCGCAGACCGCCGGCGTCCAGCGGCTGGTGCTGCTGTCCGGACGCGGCGCGGACACCTGGGGCGATTCGGCGTTCGGCGTGGACATGCGGTCGGCCGAGGACGCCGTGCGCGGCTCCGCGCTGGAGTGGACGATCCTGCGGCCCAACAACTTCGCCCAGAATTTCAGCGAAGAGCTGTGGCTGCAGCCCCTTCTCGACGGTGAACTGGCGCTCCCCGCCGGCGACGTCGGGGAACCGCTGATCGATCTGGAGGATGTCGCCGACATCGCCGCCACGGTGCTGACCGAACCCGGCAGGCACGCCGACCGGATCTACGAGCTGACCGGTCCGCAGTCGATCACCTTCGGTGAGGCGGCCGAGATGATCGCCCGAGCCAGCGGTCGGTCCATCGCCTACCGACAGGTCTCTGCGGCGGAGTACTCCGCGATGCTGGTCGCGGACGGCCTGGGCGAGGACGACGCGCACCACATCGCCGAGATGTTCGTGCTGATGGAGCGGGGGCTGCTCGCCGAGCCGACCGACGGCGTGGCCACCGTGCTGGGGCGGGAGCCGCGTACCTTCGAGGACTACGTGCTGCGGACCGCGGCCACCGGAGTGTGGTCACGGTGA
- a CDS encoding amidase, whose product MDFEEYRTYDATGLAELVATDKVSAAELLTLARDRSAAVNPRINAIVRDVPAPEPADGPFTGVPFLIKDLGQDYAGAPTGAGSRALASRPAPEHATVVRRWLDAGLVIFGKTNTPEFGAKGVTEPAAHGPARNPWNLGHSPGGSSGGAAAAVAAGIVPCAGASDGGGSIRIPAGCCGLVGLKPGRGLIPSGPGAGEPMHGAAVQGVVSRTVRDTAAMLDVLRGGEPGGPYVPGIPDASFASSLHSEPGPLLIGVRVPSAITPHPHPEAYAAVENTVRVLTDLGHHVDELPQAPFDDAALARDFLLTWFVSIAHEVDEAKRLTGAGDASFERDTLIMAALGRATSGVDYVNAVARRHEHTRRLTEFFETHDLLLTPTMATPPPKVGAFDLPATLARSADVLLKTRTAGLLRYTKIVDDMVDDNLGWVPYTQLANLTGRPAISLPLHWTADGLPLGVQFVAPLAGEARLISLAAQLERAVPWFDRVAPL is encoded by the coding sequence ATGGACTTCGAGGAATACCGGACCTATGACGCCACCGGGCTCGCCGAACTGGTGGCCACCGACAAGGTGTCAGCGGCCGAACTGCTGACGCTGGCCCGGGACCGCTCAGCGGCGGTGAACCCGCGGATCAACGCCATCGTGCGGGACGTGCCGGCGCCCGAGCCCGCCGACGGTCCGTTCACCGGCGTGCCGTTCCTGATCAAGGACCTCGGCCAGGATTACGCCGGTGCGCCCACCGGAGCCGGCTCCCGGGCGCTGGCGTCGCGGCCCGCCCCCGAACACGCCACCGTCGTCCGCCGCTGGCTCGACGCCGGCCTGGTGATCTTCGGCAAGACCAACACCCCCGAATTCGGCGCCAAGGGCGTCACGGAACCGGCCGCCCACGGGCCGGCCCGCAACCCGTGGAATCTCGGCCACAGCCCGGGCGGCTCGTCCGGCGGAGCGGCTGCCGCCGTCGCCGCGGGCATCGTCCCGTGCGCGGGAGCCAGCGACGGCGGCGGATCGATCCGCATCCCGGCCGGATGCTGTGGGCTCGTCGGCCTCAAACCGGGCCGCGGGCTGATTCCGTCGGGGCCCGGCGCCGGGGAACCCATGCACGGCGCCGCCGTGCAGGGCGTCGTCTCCCGCACGGTGCGCGACACCGCCGCCATGCTCGACGTCCTACGCGGCGGCGAGCCCGGCGGACCGTACGTACCCGGGATCCCCGACGCGTCCTTCGCGTCGTCTCTGCACTCCGAACCCGGCCCGCTGCTCATCGGGGTGCGGGTGCCGTCGGCGATCACACCGCATCCCCACCCGGAGGCGTACGCCGCCGTCGAGAACACCGTGCGGGTACTGACCGATCTGGGCCACCACGTCGACGAACTCCCGCAGGCTCCGTTCGACGACGCAGCGCTGGCCCGGGACTTCCTGCTCACCTGGTTCGTCTCGATCGCCCACGAGGTCGACGAGGCCAAGAGGCTGACCGGGGCGGGCGACGCCTCCTTCGAGCGGGACACGCTGATCATGGCGGCGTTGGGTCGCGCCACCAGCGGCGTGGACTACGTGAACGCCGTGGCGCGCCGCCACGAGCACACCCGCCGGCTGACCGAATTCTTCGAGACGCACGACCTTCTGCTCACCCCGACGATGGCGACGCCACCGCCGAAGGTCGGGGCGTTCGACCTGCCCGCCACGCTGGCGCGCTCCGCCGACGTCCTGCTCAAGACCCGCACCGCGGGATTGCTGCGCTACACGAAGATCGTCGACGACATGGTCGACGACAACCTCGGCTGGGTGCCCTACACCCAGTTGGCGAATCTGACCGGGCGCCCGGCGATCTCGCTGCCGCTGCACTGGACCGCCGACGGCCTGCCCCTCGGCGTCCAGTTCGTCGCGCCGCTGGCCGGGGAGGCGCGACTGATCAGCCTCGCCGCGCAACTGGAGCGCGCGGTGCCGTGGTTCGACCGGGTGGCGCCGCTCTAG
- a CDS encoding acyl-CoA thioesterase, which produces MPSSLGDVLASMALTRLDARSFLGEQLPAPAHHILGGHISAQALLAAGLTAPGRAAHSVHTYFLRPGDARRPVRFDVVDLQEGRTFSARRVTARQDDQILLEAMSSFALPTPGPPTGGYQPCAPEVPAPESLPVVAPHAAESDDVTPGQWSSLRWFERRIVDAERTPPARSRIWWRPDGPLPDDVAGDSAMTAALIAYLSAVTLTEPAYAARGKVGASAQRDHSVWFHGPADLSDWLLYDQSSPSSTDTLALASGTMFNRDGRLVCTVRQEMYFPPPRA; this is translated from the coding sequence GTGCCCTCCTCGCTCGGCGACGTGCTCGCCTCGATGGCCCTGACCCGCCTCGACGCGCGGTCCTTCCTCGGCGAGCAACTGCCGGCGCCGGCTCACCACATCCTTGGTGGGCACATCTCGGCCCAGGCGCTGCTGGCGGCCGGTCTGACCGCACCGGGACGCGCGGCGCACAGCGTGCACACCTACTTCCTGCGACCGGGCGACGCCCGCCGCCCGGTGCGCTTCGACGTGGTCGATCTGCAGGAGGGCCGCACGTTCTCAGCGCGTCGGGTGACCGCGCGCCAGGACGACCAGATCCTGCTCGAGGCGATGTCGTCGTTCGCGCTGCCCACTCCCGGCCCGCCCACGGGCGGCTATCAGCCGTGCGCCCCGGAGGTGCCTGCGCCGGAGTCGCTGCCCGTCGTCGCACCGCACGCCGCCGAATCCGACGACGTCACGCCCGGGCAGTGGTCGAGCCTGCGGTGGTTCGAGCGGCGCATCGTCGACGCCGAGCGGACGCCGCCGGCGCGCTCGCGGATCTGGTGGCGGCCGGACGGCCCGCTGCCCGACGACGTGGCCGGGGACTCCGCAATGACGGCGGCGCTGATCGCCTATCTCTCGGCGGTGACATTGACCGAACCGGCGTACGCGGCGCGCGGGAAGGTCGGCGCGTCGGCGCAGCGGGACCACTCGGTGTGGTTTCACGGCCCAGCCGATCTGTCCGATTGGCTGCTCTACGACCAGTCCTCTCCCAGCAGCACCGACACCCTCGCGCTGGCGAGCGGCACGATGTTCAACCGCGACGGCCGGCTGGTCTGCACCGTGCGCCAGGAGATGTACTTCCCACCACCACGCGCCTGA